The Herbaspirillum sp. DW155 genomic interval GTGCGGTTCAGGTCGCTGTGCAGCACCAGCCACATGTCGTAAGGTGCGGCGCGCTGCGGCCAGATGCGGACCAGGCCGCTGGCCTTGTCGCCCACGTGGGTGGGAAGCTCGCCGATGCCCATGCCCGCCAGAAGACTGTCATACATCACCAGTCCGGTACTTACTTCCATGGCCACATTGGCCTGGGCGATGGATTCGCCGCAAATCTGCTCGGATTTGGCGGGCGAGACGCTGCGCGGATAGATCACCACGTCCTGTCCCTTGAGGCCGGTGCCGGGTTCGGGCAGGCCGCGCTTCTTCACGTAAGCCTTCGAGGCATACAAGCCGGTGTACAGGCGCTTGAGGTGGCGCGCGATCAGGTCCGGCGCATCCGGGCGTACGGTGCGCACGGCGATGTCGGCCTCGCGCTTGGTCAGGTTGGTCAGTTGCGTGGAGGTCGAGAGCACCACGCGGATGGTGGGATGTTGCTGGCGCAGCCGGTGCAATGCCGGCAGCAGGAAGTGGCGCGCGCTGATGTCGGTGGCAGCCAGCCGGACCACGCCGCACAGGCGTTCATCCATGCCCTGCATCTGCCGCTGCAATTGTTCGGCCCCCTGTTCCATCTGGCTGGCTGCGGTGGCGGCCAGTTCGCCGGCGGGTGTGGGCACGTAGCCGCTGGGCGTGCGCAGGAACAGGCGCGCACCCAGCGAGGTTTCCAGCGCGGCCAGGCGGCGGCCGACGGTGGCCTGGTCGATGTCGAGATGTTCGGCCGCCCCGCGCAAGGTGCCGACGCGGTAGATGGCCAGGAAGACGCGGGCATTGTCCCAATCCATGATGTGCCTTTGCTGCGGTCTGAGGGGGGAGTTGCTGATGCAAATTTGCATCAGCGCGCCGATTTTATACCTCTTTATTGCATCACCGCTGCGGCATAGAATCTGGCCCGTCCACAGTGGTTTCTTGCTTGTCCCGGCCTTGCCGGCGGCAGGTTTGCCGTTCTCCCTCGCACCGCACGTGCAGAAAGTTGTCTTGCCATGTCTTCCACCCCATGCCCTCATGCGCCGGTTGCGGCGCTGGTGCCTCCCCTTGTTGCTGCGGCCCCCACGTCCACCGCTGCGCCGCAGGCCGGCATGCTGCCGCTGGTGGCGCTGGCCATCGGTTTCGTCATGGCGATGCTGGATGTGACGGTGGTCAACGTCGGACTGTCCAACATTTCCGCCAGCCTCGATGCGCCGCTGGCGATGCTGGTGTGGATCGTCGATGGCTACACGCTGACCTTCGCCGCCATGCTGCTGGTGGGCGGCGCGCTGGCCGATCGCTTC includes:
- a CDS encoding LysR family transcriptional regulator, coding for MDWDNARVFLAIYRVGTLRGAAEHLDIDQATVGRRLAALETSLGARLFLRTPSGYVPTPAGELAATAASQMEQGAEQLQRQMQGMDERLCGVVRLAATDISARHFLLPALHRLRQQHPTIRVVLSTSTQLTNLTKREADIAVRTVRPDAPDLIARHLKRLYTGLYASKAYVKKRGLPEPGTGLKGQDVVIYPRSVSPAKSEQICGESIAQANVAMEVSTGLVMYDSLLAGMGIGELPTHVGDKASGLVRIWPQRAAPYDMWLVLHSDLNRTARVRAVADAIIAAYEAHEG